The following is a genomic window from Bombina bombina isolate aBomBom1 chromosome 3, aBomBom1.pri, whole genome shotgun sequence.
ACCTAAGAGATGCTCTTTTCTCTAAAACAGGGCCACGGAGAGTCTGTAATGATTATACTGAAGAAATGGGGTGATTTAGAGGTCCCTGTTAAACATAGCATAGCAGGGTGGTAGAAGAAGCTAGTTTTGTGTGTAAATATTGCTTTGCTTATACTGCACATATGGATTTTTGCAGAAAATATATGGAAGGGGAAAAAAGATATGTTGTCACAATACGTGAAAAGCACTTGCATGGATAATCTACTGCTTCTGTGTTGTCACTGTCAGAGAGGAATACAGCTTGTATCTGGAATCTGCACTGAAGATTTATATATTACACCAGTGAGAACTCCCAAAGATGCATACATTGGAGTTCAACAATCAAAACAGGGTGTGCACTGTTGCCAAATATGGAGATATTTctgctctgaggagacggacagacatcaccgcaattcaacccgatcgaatgcgatcgggttgattgacaccccctgcaagcggccgattggccgcgaatctgcagggggcggggttgcaccagcagtttacaagagctgctggtgcaatgctgaattcggagagcgtatcatgtccgacaggcctttaataaataggccccattgtctctatTGAAAACCTGAATCTGAGCTGTAGAATGGCTCCTGGGAAGACTTTAACAATCTAGAAAATTGGAATCTATTCAATTTCACCTTGGATTCAAACAACAAAGAAGCCGTATGTAATACCCTATTGGACTAAGAGAGAGGTATGCTCTGTAGTAATGAGGGAAGTTCACAAAGACATATGCAAGCTTTGTAATCCTGATTCTAGGGACCCTAACTAGAAAGGGTATGAGGGATAATCTTGTGAACTAACTTCATAGTTTGATGGTCTAGGGGGGAGAAAAGTGGGGCAGGTGAAGGAGGGGTCTCCTTTTTAATAGTTTGTTTAAAGTCTCTTACTTTTACCAAGCAGTGACTCATCTTCTGCTTCATGTTCAGACAGGGTGaaaatgaaaaaagtaatttgttGATAGGGTTACCTCATTTAGTTCAAACCTGAACATTCTCATGCTGCACACTGGGCAGCAAAACCTTTTTTTTGCAGAATATAAACTATGCATATACTTCATGATTAAATAACATAACTGAACATATGGAGTTAAACACTGCTCTCTAAATGATGTTGACTATTTAAAGACTATTTGTGCTGTAAAGATCTGCCTGTAGAGATAGAAAACATAGAATCCAGTGTTCCCATAAAGTACAGTTGTGACTAATGTGCACATCTGTACACAAAAGTAATAGTGCCTAAGGAAAATAAGAAGTTTATAGAGCATCATAATACATCATGTTGTACACATTGGCACAGAAGCTTTGTGAGACTTGCTGGAAAGATAACAGATTGCAAATTCCCCTCAATTCTAAGGCCTATAGGCTAACTCTATGCTAACCACATACTACTTAAGCCATGCTGCAGGGTGCCACACACATAAAGCCAGCGATTAAATAAAGTTACCTCTTCTAACAGCTGCTCGGGCCTCACCATGCCTCCCTAATGCTGCTATTGCCATGGTGACGACTAGCTTTTATTTACCAATGTCATTTCATAGATAACATTGCATGGCAGGTGTGCTACTGCCACATTTATTCTGCGCAGATTCAGAAGAGAAGTGCAGGGACCGGTTAAACCTGGACATTTGCATATCCAGTTCTGTTTAAGCAGTAAAACCAGGAACACGGTTTGAAACTGGGTTAATCCTGGACAGGTGCTGACCCTATTTGTTAACATGATGTCCTTTTATTTTCTggaataatgcaagaaaaaaaaagcatttatgaCTTATTTCCTCTGAATATTTGAATGATTAATTTTATAAGCAAGGTAAAGATGAGGGCAGGACCGTATTTTAATAAGGACCTTTATAGAAGACAGAactataaaatatatgtatttctcaTTATAAGGAAGATTTGATTAAGCTATAATATACAAATGAGCATTTACAGAGCTTATGTACTGGTTAAAATATTGAGTATCTGAGTTTCTAAGCCTAATACTGACTGCATTGTATTATTCTTCATACATAGTTTTAGTCTTAAAAAAGTGTAATTAGTGATAATAATGGAAATACATTTGCTGCAGATAATTCTAATGCATATATTACTTTGGTATGGATTGAAAAATGCTTTCTATTGATAAAAAGCAGATATTGCAACTGAGAAACCAGTTCATCCTTGTACATTTGTGCAATCTCGAGTATCATTCTCATAAATATTACTGCTGTTGCATGATGGAAATAAACACAATCTCTGGCTTCTTCTGACTCtactaaaaaacaaataattattgtCCACATAAACAATTGCTCAGTAGTTCGCACCAGCGCCACACATCCTGCAAACTGCTAATTTTCTACAATTGTTGCTTGTGTATTGTCCAAAATTCTCTCCACGGACACCTTTATTTTTGGGACTCATTAAACAGGCTTTTTCTCCTATTTGTTGCGCCACTGCTGTGCCATTTTCAGAATATTTTAGCAGCAGCAAAAATGATTACAGTGACAACTACATTGacttaaaataatttgttttgaagCTGTATGTAATTACAACAGCGACAGTGCCACACTGGGTGAGGCGCAATGAACTGCATAGGATACTGGTCAGTCTTTTTTCCATTTGCATAAGcataaaagtatatttataaatgatctgcaagGTCAATATACTCTGCCATTAGGTGGTCTGCATTACATGCAGGGTGATACAATAATCTCAGCACGAGTGAGACTACTGAGAGCTTAAGAAAAAtagacttaattaaaaaaaaaagataaatatctgAAGAAGATTGCTTTTCATAGgcagaatatatattttctatttttcaatGCAGAAGAAACACAACAAAACTAGGAAGACACTAATCTAATTAAATTGAGCGGACAGGGATTATAAAAGTGGGGTTATCAGAAGTGACAGGTATTTATTTTGTCTTTCAGCATCACTTTAACTAGTGCGTTTTCCAGTGCTCTACTCAGAACAAGTAGTAGTTTATGTTGTTTTCTTTTGTGTTACTCTGAATCTCTAGAATTTTGCCGGGGCACAACCCGACGCTTTCCTCTTTCACTTTTTGGTAGCTTGGCTTTGACAACTGGAATTGTAGATGATGTATCATCATTTTCTTTTAAAAGCTTATCAGGCCATTGAGTGCTAAGTTCAACAACCCCATCAGCATGCCCTGAACCAGTTTTTTTGAGGCTGTGTGACTTTGGTTCTGATTTCTGTCTTTGACTATGCATATACCTTTTTGGGTATAAAAATAGTGCAGGGTCTGGCATGGCTTCCACATCATCAAAGCTGCTCATCCTCTCTCTTAGACAGGTGTCTCTACAAAGATCCTTGCCTGAAGGATTCTCTGAAGTCTGCCTCCAAGCACTGTGGTTTTTATGAGTTCTTCGTTTCACTTTTCCTTCATGATGAGGTTGTCTAGGTACTGTGAAATCGGGAGGTCTGTAGGCCTCATGACAAGAATGCTGTGGGCTGTGCA
Proteins encoded in this region:
- the LOC128653158 gene encoding coiled-coil domain-containing protein 92, with translation MATQKLERQFQSVQRNIEFLRKEQLELLHGLNLEILHLQKRCTELTQELQSKHVELAQQGQFEQEMEEKCRIIEAKYNEKEQLNSALKLELCHREKRVATLRSKLRDKERRFLDELKRRSHRVTILNTELQKQTESAAYLSFQLHITKQKLHSPQHSCHEAYRPPDFTVPRQPHHEGKVKRRTHKNHSAWRQTSENPSGKDLCRDTCLRERMSSFDDVEAMPDPALFLYPKRYMHSQRQKSEPKSHSLKKTGSGHADGVVELSTQWPDKLLKENDDTSSTIPVVKAKLPKSERGKRRVVPRQNSRDSE